In the genome of Paenarthrobacter ilicis, the window ACAGAGCCGTGCCCATGATCACAGTGGATGGAATCGCCACCCATTGCCGCCCCTTCCGGTCCATCAACTTACCGGCAGGGTAAAACACCAGCATGTCTATTGCTCCGGACAGGCCGAACAGCAGGGAGGCATGCGTGGCATCCAAGCCCACTTGATCAGCCCACAGTGGGATAACCACTTGGCGTGAAGCACGCAGCGCACTCAAAAGCAGGATGCCGAACCCCACCGTCAAGAAGATTCCGGCATGCGAAGCCGCCACGGTCCGCAAAGTAGACGCCGGCGGACGCAGCCCGCTGTCGCCCGACTCCGGCACCACGAGGTCCGGAATAGTGAGGGACAAGGCGGCGGCCGCCATCATTCCGGCGAACCCCACCCAGTACGCTCCACTGATTCCGGCGAACTGCATCACAGCGGCACCCACGAACGGCCCAATGAAAATGCCGATCCGGGTCACGCCGCCCAGGGTGGACAGCGCCCTGGCCCTGAAGACCACCGGCACGGCTTCGGTGAGAAACTTCTGCCGGGCCAGGTTGAAGACGCTGGCGGACATTCCCACCAGGGTCATGGACGCAGCCAGCAGCCACAGCCCGTTCTCCATGTGCGGTGCGAAGGTCGCAGCACCCAAGGCAATCGCCCCCAGGGCTCCGGCCCCCACAATGGACCACCGCTCCCCGAACTTCTCCGTAATGATTGATGCCGGGATGTTGAATATCCAGGAACCAAGTCCGATCAGAGTAACGATGAGCGCCGAGACAGCCACGGAGGCGCCGAGGTCCCGGGCGGAAAGCGCAATCACCGGAAGGACAGCACCTTCACCGATACAGAACAGCAGCGCCGGCCCGAAGGCGGGGAGAGCTATGCTGCGGAGGCTGAAATCGGTGTCTACTTTGGTGTTTGTCATCCCGTTCATCATATGACTGACATTTTCCGGGGACCTGCCGCATTGCGTTTTGCAATGACTGCCAGATGTTGCGGCCCCGGACGGAGCCGCAACATCCGGTGATCAGAAGTGCCTAACGGCGGCTGGTTGCCGCCTTGCGGCGTCCAAGGGTTGTCAAGAGCAATCCCATGAGCATCATGGCCCCGGCAAGGAAGACGAACACCGGGTTCAGGCCTGTGCTGGCTAATGCTGCGGGACTTCCGACGGCGGCTGTGGCCGCTGCTGCAGCTGCGCCTTGGGCGCCACTCGCCGTGCCGGTGGGAGCACTCCTGGTCACCAGCGCGGCGGTAGTGATCCCGGTGGTCGGCGTCGCCGTGTCAGTGACGGTGGTGGGCGGAGCGACTACCGGCGGGTTCACCACAGGAGGCGTAACCACCGGCGGGTTCACCACAGGAGGCGTAACCACCGGCGGGTTCACTACCGGAGGCGTAACCACCGGCGGGTTCACCACAGGCGGATTCACCACCGGAGGCGTAACCACAGGAGGCGTAACCACCGGCGGATGCACGGTGCTGGTGGATTCTCCGCCAATGCCTACCGACGTTGCCCCGGTGGAGATGGGGACCGTGATAGGGAGGACCACCTGGGTACCGGAGAGGACTCCGCCATTACCCGATGTTGTAGCGCCGTTGGTTGCCCCCGCCGGGGCCGGGGTGGATGGAAGAGCAGACGTGGACGTGGCGCTTGAGTCGCCCAAGACACCCACAGCAGTGGCTCCGAGGTTAACAGGGACCGAAATCGGAGCCACTACCTGAGCGCCGGACGCGATACTCTCTCCCCCCGACGTGGTTGCCTGACCCGGGACCGCCGCTGGCACTGACGGTGCTGGGACAGGAGCTGCTGGTGTCGACGGCGCGGACACGGACGACGCTGAGGAATTCCCCAGTACGCCCACCGAGGTTGCACCCAGCGTGATGGGAACCGTCACCGGTGCAATCACTTGGGTTCCCGAACCGATGCCACCGTTGCCGTTGGTGGTGCTCGCCGGCGTCGAACTTGGTGACGGTGGCGCGGCGGGTGGGGCTGAGCTCCTCGCAGTGGAACCCCCCAGCAGACCCACTGACGACGAGCCCAGGTTTATGGGCACCGTGATCGGGGCGACAATTTGCGTTCCCGAGCCGATGCTGTTGGATCCACTGGTGCTGGCGGCAGGGACGGTAGGGCTGCTTCCCGTACCTGCGGAGTGCGCCCCGCCGGATGCAGTGGATGAAGAGTTGCCAAGAATTCCCAGAGACGTGGCATTGAGGTTGATGGGCGCTGAAACCGGCGCCACAACCTGGGTTCCTGAAAGAATCCCGTCCTTGCCACTGGTGGTGTCTGCGGCGTTGGCCGCGGTCGCGCTGAGGACAATCATGCCCCCGGCAAAGCATGTGCCCAGCAGGCACTTGCGAAGAGTGGTGTTCATGGTGATCTACTCCTGAAGGTTCAGTTTCCTGGGACGTCCCGGGGCGGGATGGTCCGTTGGACCGTCTGCCGCGATGGTTCAGCGGCGCGGAGGGGAAACTAGTCAGGAGAGGAACCGGGGTCGAAGCTGACCGGCTTGGGATGTTGTTCATTCTCGGCTGCAGCCAAGCCTGAAAGTGAATTGTTGGGAAAAACCAGGGCGCCGTTCAGTATTGCTGCGGCAGAGCTGGGCGGACCATTATGGGAGTTGCCGGATCCTGCACCGGTGGCGGCGGCAGGTACTGCCTCAAGGTCCGCAGGAAATTCCATTGGATTCTCTGTATTCGAAGCAGTGTGCTCTGCTGGGGGTATTTTGATCTCCCGCAAATCCAGAATCCTGCCAATTACAGGGGTGTCTTGGTTTGCGGAAACTGCGTTCGAAATGGACGGATTGTCTATTTTCAGCGGTGCGCCGGCGGACAAAAGTAATTGCCCGCTGGCGGAAGCGATTCCACTATCGACGTCGTTCCCATCAGGGTTTTCCCGGCCGGCTGTCAAGCCAGGCGGCACTACGGCGATATCGGGCATGAGCTGCACTCCGCCTTCGCCGGGCACTGTTGGCTGGGGCGCGATAGGAAGTGCGGGTTCTGCTGGGAGCACCACCGGCGCAGCTGGCAGAATTACAGTGTCCACTGCATCCACAACTGGCTGAAGAATCGGCGCAGTTGCCTGGTTAATGGGTGGCACCACCACCTCAATTAATTCGTCTGCTTTCCCCGTGACAGGCACCACTGCGGCCTCAACAACCTGTCCTTTGGTGCCCACCGGAAGCGCAGTGTTGACCACGGGCAGGCCCCCGATGATGCCATCCACAGCATGACCAGCCTCCTGGACCACTGGGGTGACGGCTGGCAGCGGGATCTTGACCGGACTGGTGGGTGCCAGCGCTGCAATCGGCGCTGGCAGCGAAGTCTTTGGCACGGGGACCGAGAGGCTCACTGTGGAATTCACCGTGGTTGGGGTGGTGTTCACTGCCCCGTCATCGGCACTTGCCGCGGTAGCCGAGAGGGTGAGCCAGAATACCGTTCCAGCACCCGCGACCATGACAGAGCGGAGAATGCCGGCAGCACGCGGGAACACGCGTGAAACCCCCATCTCGGACACCCCCAGGTAGTCGCGAACCAACGGTCGCCACCATCCTAAAACGCTGCCATCGAATTAGTCCATGGCTGGAAGTAAAGAAATTTCAAAACCCTATGAAAATCAGCCGCAGGTGGAGACAGAATTTTCAGAATCTCTTGTTCTGGCGCAATTCAGGGCGGTACCGTTGGCGCAATCGTAAGCAACTTACGGGATCGTGTACATCATTCTGGGGAGAAATACATGAAACGTTCGCATGTTGCCATATTGGGGGCACTCACACTCACGCTAGCAGGACCGGCAATGCCGGCGGTCGCAGCAACCACACCAGCCCAAGTCACAACGGGGTTCTCCGGATCTGCCTATGGGTCGTACATTTTCAATACCGACAAGACTCTGACCTCTGGTCCAACCGCCAGCTCCAGCATCAGTTGCACGGGTGCCACCGGGAAATCTTCCTCTAACACCGCCGCGGCATTGACTGTTCCCGCTGTAGGCAATGTAGGAGCGGCCACGACGAGTTCCAAGACACTGCTCACGACAACGGGCAAACGGATTGAAAGCCGCTCAACGATTGCGGGGACCAACCTGCTTGGTGGGCTGATTACCGCTGGCGCCATTACGTCCGAAAGCACCGCTGAAAAGGACACCACTGGAGCCAATGTCGGAACAAACAAGACAACCATCGCCGATCTGAAGGTTCTGGGCGTCGGGGTAAACGCCAACCCTGGCGCCAACACGGTGTTGGACCTGTCGGTGCCGCTGGTCGGCACAGTCGGGAAAGTCACCCTGAACGGGCAGGAAAAACGCTTAGTTAACGGCGTTTTCCAGGTATCCACAACTGCCCTTCGAGTGGAAGTCCTGAAGGTCGGGCTGCCTGGCATCAAGGCCGGGACTGACATTAGCCTTGGGGTCACTACTGCAAACCTGACAGCCCCCCAATCAGGCTATTTCACCGGTGGCGGGTTCAGCACTAAAGCATCACTTGCCAACGGACTCATCAACTCCGGACCGACAGCGCTCGCATACACTCGCTGCGGCGCCGGCACCACTTCCGCAAAGGTAGCTGGGCTCAACATCCCAGGTCTTGCAACCGCAGGAGCGGCATCCACAACGACAACTGGCGTTTTGACCCCCCAAGCCAAGAGTTCAGTTACGAACAATATCGCTGGACTGAATGTGCTGAATGGTCTCATTCAAGTCGATGCCATCAAGGCGGAGACGAGCGCTACCCTGCCAGCTGGGGCAACGGCAGCGACGCTGACGGATACCTCAACGTTCACCAATCTACGAATTGCGGGACTGCCCGCGATTAACGCCTCAGTCGCCCCCAACACAGTGGTACAAGTAGCGGGTTTGGGACGAGTTACTCTTCACAAAGTCACCAGGTCTTCGAACGCAATTGTGGTGACCATGATTGAGGTAGTGCTCAACCAGCCGATCGGCGCTTTGCCCACCGGATCCACAATTCAGATCGGATACTCGAACTCAGGCGTCGGCCTCTAGGGGCTGGCCCATGAGAATCAGTTCACCATAGCGAGACCTCAAACATAGTCGGTCCGCCCCCTGATCAGGTGGCGGACCGACTCTTTGTAGTCTGCGGATACTCGAACCATCAACTCAGGACGGGTAGGGGCCCGTCTTGCCAGGGCCGAAATCCGGAGCACCCAGAGATCCCTTGCTTTGCGCGTTTGTCTCCTGCAGCCGCTTGATGAACCAGCGGGACTGCTCCGGGCCATACGGCAGCACTGGAATAGCCTTGGTTGCGTCAGCTGGCATATCCCGGATTGATTGGGTTGCCTGCCGGACAGCGGTGCTCATGGTGTTGGCCATGGTTTTCACAAACTGATCGCTGGCGGGTTCACCGTGGCCCGGTACCAGGTGCTCATACCTGTGCCGAAGCGCAGAAATGTGCCGCAGCGCGTCAGCCCACTCTTCGGGGTACGAGTCCTCGAAGGACGGATGCGCACCCTGCTCCACCAGATCGCCCACGTAGAGCGTGGAGCTGGTCCCCACCAGCAGGTCGCCGTCCGTGTGGGCCCGGCCCAGGTAGAACAGGGTTGCGGTTACTCCGCCGAGGTCCACCAGCACGGGCTGATCATGTACCAGCGCGTTAGGTACCACTACCTCAACGGAGTCGCCTTCTGCCGCGGCCATCTCTGGTTCGATGGTGGCCACAAACCGTCGCTGGTTATCGGCGTCCTTCTCGATGGCCGCAGCACAGTTGGCGTGCGCCCAGAACTCCGTGACGCCGTCTTCGGCAAAAACCGCATTGCCGAAGAAGTGATCGTAGTGGGCGTGCGTGTTGACTACCACCAACGGCAGTTGGGTCTTTTCGCGGACTGCTGCCAGAATCTCCCGGCCCTGTCGTGGGCCGCAGCCAGTGTCGATGACCATGGCGAGTTCTGAGCCCACCACCAGGCCGGTGTTCAGTAACGACCCCTCGGTTTTCAGGACGTAGTTGTCGGGTCCGAGTTCTAGCCAAGCTGACAATTGATTCTCCGTTTACAGTGCAATCCGGCGATGTTCAGGCCTCTACTCTACCCACGGAAAGCTGGGAGCCAGCGGAACAAACGCGCACGCCGCCTTGATCTACAGAATGACGTTCATGACGTTCCAGCCGGCGCCAACGCGGTACGAGTTGGCAAAGCTACCCAAACCAGTGCCGCGGTAGAGCACCAGATCGCCGGATGCGGTACGTCCAAGGACATCCACCTTGCCGTCGCCGTCAAAGTCGCCGGGACCTTCAATTGCAGTGATGCCGTTCCAGCCCCAACCGATTTGCTTGGAAGGAAGCCAGCCACCCGAGCCATTGCCGGGATAGAGGAACAGCCCACCGGAGGAATTGCGGGCAATGATGTCAGCGTTGCCGTCACCGTTGAAGTCCCCCACGCCGTCAATAGCGGTCATGACGTCCCAGCCCCATCCAATCTGCTGGGCAGGAAGCCATCCACCCAGCCCGTTTCCGGGGTACAGCCACAACACACCGTTGCTGGCACGGGCAATGATGTCAGCGTTGCCGTCACCGTTGAAGTCGCCTGGGGCTTCGATGGCTGTCATGACGTTCCAGCCGCTACCGATCTGCTGGGCCGGAAGCCAGCCACCAGCACCGTTACCGGGGTAAAGCCACAACACACCGTTACTGGCACGGGCAATAACGTCGCTCATGCCGTCACCATTGAAGTCGCCGGCCAGCTCAATAGCGGTCATCCCGTTCCAGCCGGAACCAATCTGGTACGCCTGGCGCCACCCACCAGAGCCGTTGCCTTGGTAGAGCACCAGTGCCCCGTCCAGAGTTCGGGCCAGTACGTCCGCGGTCCCGTCACCATCAAAGTCGTTGTTCTTCTTTCCCGCACCGGCTTTGATACCTGCCCCTGAAGCCTTCAACGCCGCCGTGGCATCGATCAAGCCAGCACCACAACCGGCCGGGCATCCTGCGGGAAGGGGCCTGGACGCGTTTTTCAGTTGTTGTTCCAGCAGGGCCGGAGTCAGGTTGGCGCCTTCGGCGGAGTAGAGCAACGCGGCAATACCGGCCACGTGCGGCGCTGCCATGGACGTGCCCTGCATCCATGAGTAGGCAGGGGCTGCTGCTGTGCTGGTCCCAAAGTTGGAGGTGGACACAATGCCGTTCAGGTAATCACTGGACATGTTTCCGCCAGGGGCGGTGACATCCACAGTGCTTCCGTAGTTGGAGTAAGGTGCCCGGGCGCCGGACTTGTCACTGGCGGCCACGGTGATCACGTTCTGGCAGTTTGCCGGGCTGTATTCAGCTGCTGGGCGGTTCGAGTTGCCTGCAGCCACGATCACAGCTGCCCCAGCGTTGTGGGCGAAGTTGATGGCGTTCTGGTAGGTGGCCGAGCAAGCCCGCTTGCCGCCGAGGCTGAGGTTGATGATCTTGGCCGGGTTCTGGTTTGCAGGAACTCCGTCCACTACCCCACCGGCAGCCCACACAATCGAATCAGCGATGTCGGATGTATATCCGCCGCAGAAACTCATGGCCCTTACCGGGAGAATCTTTGCACCAGGGGCCACACCGGTGATGCCTTCTCCGTTGTTGGCCACCGCCGCAATGGTTCCGGCAACGTGAGTGCCGTGCCAGGATGACTTGTTCTCAGGGCTGCCGGCTTCACAGACCCCTGCTGGTTCCCAGTCGCCCACGTCCGTGGGGTCCGGATCCCTGCCGTCGCCGTCACGGGCATCAGCAGCATCAGAGATCATGTCGTAGCCGGGCAGAACGTTGCCATTGAGGTCCGGGTGACTGGTGATCCCTGTGTCCACCACTGCTACCACTACGCCTTCACCATGGTTGTAATTCCATGCACCGGGAATGCGCAGACCACCAACGGAGTTCCAGAGGCTCCACTGGCTGGGGTAACCGGGGTCCGTGGCGCCGGAGGCCGGGTGCATGATGGCATCAGGTTCTGCGTAAGCGATGCTCGGATCCGAACGCAGCGTCTGCGCAAAGGTCTCTGCTGCCGCAGCGGAGAGTTTTTGGCTGAGCTTGATGACATGGCCACCCGTTGCGTTCTCGCGGGTGCTCTCAGTGGCAGCTCCCAGCTTTCCGGCGGCCTTTTCAGCCGCAACGTCAACTGTTGCCTTGGCAGCTTTTGCGGCATTGTCCTTAACGCCAACAATGAATTGATCCGTGCCTGTATCGGGCTCGGGCTGAAGGACCTGTGGCTTGGAGGGAACAGTGTCGAAGTCGCCTGCGGCTGCAGGCTGGACAGCCAAGCCTCCGCAAATCAGCAGCGAGGCTACGGTCAAACCGGCAGCTCGCAGGGTGTGCATTCGGGCGTTGAGGACCATAATGAGGGCTTCCTTGGGACATCGCGCCAGAGTCGATTCTGAGCGCGGCAACTGGAGACCACCAGCTGACCCCCAGATAAGTGTAAGGGGAGACTCAGGCAGCCGTGTTGCAATGGAAAATTTATGACTCAACGCCGGGGAGCAGGACCCTGGCTGCTTTCGCCCAAGATCCTGCTCCCTGCGGTGTTACATGTCGGCCAGCGCGCCGCCGGGGTTCTCAATCGCGTCGGCCACGTACCGCAGGAAGCCTGCGGCGGTCTCGCCGTCGCACACGCGGTGGTCAAACGCGAGGGTGAGCTCGGTGATCTTTCGGACCGCCAACTCACCGCTCACTACCCAGGGTTTGTCGATGATGCGACCCACTCCAAGCATGGCAACTTCGGGGTAGTTGATGATCGCGGCCGAGCCGTCGACGCCAAACACTCCGTAGTTGTTCAACGTGAAGGTGCCGGAGCCAAGCTCCGTAGGCGTCGCTTTACCTTCACGGGCGACGGCGGTGAGTCGCCTGATCTCAGCGTCCAGTTCCCGCGCGCTCAATTTGTGGGCATTGCGGACCGACGGGACCACGAGCCCGCGATTGGTCTGGGCAGCAAAACCGAGGTTGATGCCGTCGAAGCCTACGATTTCCTGTGAGCCGTCGTGGGTTGTTTCGAACCGGGTATTCAGCGCCGGGTACTTTTTTAACCCAGCCGTGACAAAACGAGCGATGTAGGCCAAGAGGCCTGGCGTATCGTTCGGAGCGCGCTTCTTCAGGTCTGCCCGCATGTCCAGCAGCGCCGTAGCATCAACATCCACCCAGACAGTGGCTTCCGGGATCTCCGAACGGCTCTTCGCCATGTTCGCGGCAACGGCTTTCCGGACTCCTCGTACGGGTGTCCGGGCAGACACGGCCAAGCCAGTGCGACTATCAACAGCCCCCGAATCAACGGCAGGAGCAACGACAGCAGGCGCTGCGGCAAAAGGAGCCTCTGGCGCAGAGATCGCAGCTTCGATGTCCCTGCGCATGATCAGCCCACTCGCACCTGAACCCTCAATCGCGTCGAGCGAAACACCGTGATCACGAGCCATCTTGCGCACCAAGGGCGAGATGACGGCACTGAGCTTTCCCGGGATTCGCGTCCCGGCAACCGCCGGCTCCATCACCGGTTCAGCAGCTGGTTCTGGAACGGCTACTGGATTGACGACGGCGAGGCTTGCCTTGCGCGGCCGGGTACGTCCTCCTGTCGCTCCACCCGGAGTGCCATAGCCGATCAGCACGTTGCCGGAACCGGCCTTCTCCTCCGTGCGATACGTCTCCGCAGCAACCGAACCATCCGGCGCGGCGCCCCCCTTTGAAATCGAGATCAGCGGCTTGCCGACGTCGAGCGTTTGACCGGCCTCACCGTGCAGCTCGGCAACGGTGCCGGCGTATGGCGAGGGCACCTCAACCATGGACTTGGCGGTCTCAACCTCGGCGATGGGCTGGTCAACCACAATCTCGTCACCCACGGCAACGAGCCAGTTCACCAGTTCAGCCTCGGTGAGGCCCTCCCCAAGATCGGGCAGTTTAAAGACCTGCATATCTGAGCTCATGGTCAGTCCTCCCATTGAAGGTCGTCGACGGCGTCGAGGATACGGTCGACGCTCGGCAGGTAGTAGTGCTCCAGCTTGGGAGAGGGGAAAGGGACATCGAAGCCGGTCACCCGAAGAATTGGCGCGGCGAGGTAGTGGAACGCACGTTCCTGGACGCGGGCCACGATCTCGGAGGACACGGAGGCGAACCCGTGGGCTTCGGCGATCACGACGGCGCGTCCCGTCTTGCGTACGGACGCGCAGACGGTTTCGTCGTCGAAGGGGACGAGGGTGCGGACGTCGATGACTTCCAGGGACCGGCCCTCTTCTGCGGCGGCAGCTGCAGCGGCCAGCGCGGTGGGGACGGACGGGCCGTAGGCGATCAGTGTCGCGTCCGTGCCGGGACGGGCAACAGCCGCGCGGCCCTCGGTGGAGGTTCCGGCGTCGTGCTCTGCGCGCAAGGCGCCCAGGTCCACTTGGTCCTTGGACCAGTAGAGCTTCTTGGGCTCCATGAACATGACGGGATCGTCAGAATCGATGGCTTCACGCAGCATGCGATATCCGTCGGCCACTGTAGCCGGGGTGTAGACCTTCAGGCCGGCGGTGTGGGCGTAGTAGGACTCGGAGGAGTCGCAGTGGTGCTCCACTCCCCCGATGCCGCCGGCGTAGGGAACACGGATGACCATGGGCATTTTGAGCTTGCCCTTGGTGCGGTTGTGCATCTTGGCTACGTGGCTGACGATCTGCTCAAAGGCCGGGTAGGCAAAGGCATCGAACTGCATTTCGATGACCGGGCGCATGCCGTTGATGGCCATGCCCACCGCCATACCGACGATGCCGGATTCGGCCAGCGGGGTGTCAAAACAGCGCTGTTCGCCGAATTCGGCCATGAGGCCGTCGGTAATGCGGAAGACGCCGCCCAGCATTCCGACGTCCTCGCCGAAGACCAGGACGGACGGGTCGTTGCGCATGGCGTCGGCCATGGCGGTGTTGAGCGCTTTGGCCATGGTGAGGCTCTGCGGGCCGGTGGCTTCGGCAGTGGCCGCGGCAGAAGCGGCGGCGCTGGCGGTGGCTGCGCTGACATTTGCGGTGGTAGTGCCGGTGGCAGTTGTGGTGACGGTCATTTTGCGCTCTCCGTTCCGGTGTTTTCGGCGCTACCAGCGCGGGCGAGTTCGCCGGCGAGCAGTTCTGACTGCTCTTTCAGCTGCGGCGTTTGCTTGTCGAAGACGTACTTGAAGAGGTCTAGCGGCTGGACGGGAACATCTTCACCCAGGCCTTCGCGCAGCTGGGTGGCGACGGCTTCGGCGTGCTCAGCGATCCTGTTGCTGGCCTCCTCGTCAAGGAGACCCTTGTCAGTGAGGTACGACTTCATGCGTGCCAGCGGATCTTTGGCCTGCCATTCGGCAACTTCACTGTCCGGGCGGTAGCGGGTGGCGTCGTCGGCGTTGGTGTGGGCCTGCATGCGGTAGGTGTGGGCTTCGATCAGGAGCGGGCCGGATCCGTCGCGGGCCAGCTTCACGGCCCGGTCCATCACTGACAGCAACGCAACGAGGTCGTTGCCGTCCACGCGCTCACCGGCCATGCCGTAACCGACGGCCTTGTGGGCCAGCGACGGAGCCACGGACTGGTGGCTGAGCGGCACGGAGATGGCGTACTTGTTGTTCTGCACGAAGAAGATGACGGGCAGGTGGAAGACGGCGGCGAAGTTCAGGGCCTCGTGGAAGTCTCCCTCGCTGGTGGCGCCGTCGCCACACATGGCCATCACTACCGTATTCTCACCGCGCAGCTTGGCGGCGTGGGCCACACCGACGGCGTGCAGCAGCTGGGTGGTGAGCGGGGTGCACTGGATGCCGACGTTGTGCTCCGTGGGGTCGTACCCGCCGTGCCAGTCGCCGCGGAAGATGGTCATCACTTCCACGGGGTCCACCCCGCGGGTCATGACGGCTACGGCGTCACGGTAGGTGGGGAACAGCCAGTCGCCTTCACTGAGGCACATGGCGGCTGCAACCTGGCAGGCTTCCTGGCCGTGGCTTGAGGGGTAGACGGCCATACGGCCCTGCCGGACCAGCGCAGAGTTCTGATCGTTGACCCGTCGACCAATGACCAATTGCTCATAAGCGTCCATCAGATGCTGATCGCCGGGCGTGGGGTATTCGTGGCCTGGTTCAGTTCCTTGCTCGTCCCGCGAGCGAAGACTGCCGTCCGGGTTCACCATTTGGATCTGGTGCCGGGCGGGAAGCATGTAGTCCTCAACGCTGATGCCGAATTTTGTCCGAACGTCAGCAGCTTGGTCCTCTGGCACCGTTTCCGGCGCAGAGTGGTCTGCATGGATCGTCATTGGTCCGTCCTTCGATAGCCACTATGTGCTTCCAGTATGTTCTGGTGCCGGGTTTCGTATCCAGCTTTTGCGGAAATCATGGAAGCACTTAGCTGAGACACGTATTCTGAAAGACGAATTGCAAATGTGAGCTGGGTAACGCACCCTCCCGAAGACGATTTGGAGAGCAATGAGCGAGGCAGAGGCGGAGCAGACCGCCGTCCCCCTGGACACTGTGGACCAGGACATTATCAAAGAGCTGACCACAGACGGGCGCATGTCCGTTACCCAGGTGGCACAAAACGTGCACATCAGCCGCGCCCATGCCTACTCCCGGATTGCCCGGCTGACAGGCGAAGGCGTATTGACAAAATTCACGGCATTGGTGGATCCCATCAAGGCCGGCCTTAGATCATCCGCATACGTGACGCTTAAGGTTCAACAGCATTCTTGGCGTGAGTTGAAGGAGCAGTTGAGGGCCATCCCCGAGGTTCACCACATCGCCTTGGTGGGCGGCGACTTCGACGTCATCCTGTTAGTCCGCGCCACAGACAACATCCACCTCCGCCGTGTGATTTTCGACCAATTGCAGTCAATGGACGGCGTACTGGACACCCAGACTTTCCTTGTATTTGAGGATGTGGATACCCGCTAAGAGTCCACTCCCGGGTTTTGCTGGAGGGAACGGTCATTTTCGGACCCTAGAATGTCCCCGTGCCCTCCAGAAAAGTCTCCGCCACCCGAGCCTTGGGCATCGCTATCGGAACATGCTTGGTGATTTTCCTGCTGTGGCTAATTGCCGCTTTCCAGTTCTTCTACAATCCGCCTCAAGCCAAACCACACAAGACCGATGCAATTATTGTCCTGGGTGGCATGAGCAAAGAGCGGCTACCCGTGGCTGAGAAATTGCAGGCCCAGCTGGATATACCCGTCCTTGTTGTCTCGACCACAGGATTGTCGGGGAACGTTGAAGGCGATGCGCTGTGCGACGACAACGCCGATGATCCTGACCTGGTATGTTTTCGCCCCTCACCCCTCAATACCCGGGGTGAAGCCGAATCTTTGAGTGCCCTGATTGCCCAGCACAGCTGGAAGTCCGTGACCGTGGTGACGTCCAACTACCACCTCATGCGGGCAGGGACCCTCATTGAACAATGCACGTCCGCCGAGGTGCAGATGTTCGGGTCGCCTCCTGACCTTTCTGCCGGCGCATGGCTCGATCGATTTGTGGTGGAAACGGGGGGGCCTGATTGACACGTGGATGCGGCCGGAGTGTGAATAACGGTAGATACCCGTGAACGGGGGAAGCGAAGATGACAGAATCTGTCATGGCCGCAATTAGCCGAGCCGTAAGTGACGTCAACTAATTACAGCAGCCATTCCTGATAAATATTGATGCGAAAGAATTTGTAAAGTCATTGAGTTTCGCGCGGCTGGAAGTCATTCTTTTGCCATAGGTCCAAGGTCTCACCCTACGAGCCCAAGGATCCCCCATGGAAAGAATCACCTCTCCCTCCATTCCTCTCAGGTCCAGCCGGACCAGGCACCTTACGGTAAGCCTGTTGACCGCGTTCCTCCTCATTGCCGGG includes:
- a CDS encoding YdcF family protein, which encodes MIFLLWLIAAFQFFYNPPQAKPHKTDAIIVLGGMSKERLPVAEKLQAQLDIPVLVVSTTGLSGNVEGDALCDDNADDPDLVCFRPSPLNTRGEAESLSALIAQHSWKSVTVVTSNYHLMRAGTLIEQCTSAEVQMFGSPPDLSAGAWLDRFVVETGGPD